The stretch of DNA GCCTTGAAAGTAACAAATTGCTACCTTTTAAATATTACAGATTACATTGACACTTGTCTTATTCCGTAGATTCCCCCTACTGGCAAGAATCAGACTATTTTCTTGAAGCTTGAAGCCAAATTCCAATCCCTGCAAAGATAGCAGCTTTTGTTACTTTAATCTACCAAGAGAGGGCAGTGAGATGCTAGTGAAACCAGCAGCCCTGTGGTAAGAATAAAGGagaatttacttatttctgaaattttcagcactttgttttctaaaatcgttattattattattattattttttggttctTTCTATATCATCCAGAGATCTGTAGACTATGTAGGAATGAACTCCATTTAGTATACTCTAATAAACAGGAGAATTCCAAGgagctccttttttttctttttttttttaagggacttTTTTCAGCACAAGCTGtgcttttaattttcaattaattAGTGTTTCCATCGATAGTATAGAAGCATTTGAACaaagtgggtttttaaaaatgtagtcaaGGATGACAAAATCCGAAAATGTTAGACTCCCAAAAGTTGATCTAGTTTGTCCTCCTTATAGATGGAAATGCATGATGTGTAAGACTTGGAGTGCTTGGTTTAAGAATACCAAGGAGAATTAAGACCtaaaatttggttaaaaaaaaatttttttttaaaaaactaaacctTGCTCTCCTTTTTGTATTGTAGGAttttggttatttccagttttccaGGGAGTTAACAACTTCTATTGATTAAGAAAAACACTAGATCCTCATGAATGTGATTGGTAATAGGTGTTAACATTGGCAAATCAGGCTAACAATGATATTTTCAGTGATGGAGTTGGCATAtttcaggatttgttttcttccttttcatatcCAGTCATTTTTAATACTACAGTTTTTGATGCCTGTGACTATtcatatttaacattattttctgTTTACCGTCTTAACAATTTGCCTTACTGGTGAAGTCAGATCTAGTTGACCAGTTTCCATCCTGCATGATCTGGTTTTATTTTGTGGTGTCCAGAGCTCTTCTCCTGGGTGAAATGCTGTAGTTTAAGAATGTAAAACTCCCCCTTCTACACGATCACGCTGAGCTAGTACCCGCGCCTGGAATCCGGTCGCAACCCCAGCCGCGCCTGCCGCCTGCCACTGCCTCTGGACCATGGACCCCAGCAAAGTGAGCGAGCTTCGGGCTTTCGTGAAAATGTGTAAGCAGGATCCGAGCGTTCTGCACACCGAGGAAATGCGTTTCCTGcgggagtgggtggagagcatGGGGGGGAAAATACCACCTGCCACTCataaaactaaatcagaagacagtatcaaggaagaaaaaccagataGTAAGAAGGCGGAGGAAAACATAAAGACAGATGAACCATCAAGTGAGGAGAGTGATCTAGAAATTGACAATGAAGGTGTGATTGAACCAGATACCGATGCCCCTCAAGAAATGGGAGATGAAAATGCAGAGATAACCGAGGAAATGATGGATCAGGCAAATGATAAAAAAGTGGCTGCCATTGATGCCCTAAATGATGGTGAACTACAGAAAGCCATTGACTTGTTCACAGATGCCATCAAACTAAATCCTCGCTTGGCCATTCTGTATGCCAAGAGAGCCAGTGTCTTCATCAAATTACAGAAGCCAAATGCTGCCATTCGAGACTGTGACAGAGCTATTGAAATAAATCCTGATTCAGCTCAGCCTTATAAGTGGCGCGGGAAAGCACATAGACTTCTGGGCCATTGGGAAGAAGCAGCGCATGATCTTGCCCTTGCTTGCAAACTGGATTATGATGAAGATGCTAGTGCGATGCTGAAAGAAGTTCAGCCGAGGGCCCAGAAAATTGCTGAACATCGGAGAAAATATGAGCGAAAACGTGAAGAGCGagagatcaaagaaagaatagaaagggtTAAGAAGGCTCGGGAAGAACACgagagagcccagagggaggaagaagccagacGACAATCAGGAGCTCAGTATGGCTCTTTCCCAGGTGGCTTTCCTGGGGGAATGCCTGGTAATTTTCCGGGAGGAATGCCTGGAATGGCAGGGGGGATGCCTGGAATGGCAGGAATGCCTGGGGTCAATGAAATTCTTAGTGATCCAGAAGTTCTTGCAGCCATGCAGGATCCAGAAGTTATGGTGGCCTTCCAGGATGTGGCCCAGAACCCAGCGAATATGTCAAAATATCAGAGCAACCCAAAGGTTATGAATCTCATCAGTAAATTGTCAGCCAAATTTGGAGGTCAAGCATAATGCCCTTCTGACAAAGAAAGCCCTTGCTGAAGGAAAAGCAACTTCGATCACCTAATGGATGTCGCAATAATACAAACCAGTGTACCTCCGACCTTCTcatgaagaaagctggggtgctgTGAAGAGAGTCCCTacccctctgctccccatgcAACTGAAACATTCTACAATGGTTTGCCATTAGGGTATTCATTCAGATAATGTTTTCCTACTAGGAACTACAaactttaaacactttttaaaccttaaaaatatttaaaaacataaaaaaaaagaatgtaaaactgTCTTGAGAAATTCTTAACAAAGTGAAATTTAAATCACCACTCTCTTCATCTTTGTTAATGTCAATATTAAATTATCAAACATCTTTGCTTGGCAAAACCAGGAAATATCCTGCTATCAGACCTGATTAAGTTTTAGTACCAGTTATTTTTAGGGAGCTTCCCACATGCTGGTTGTCCTTTGTTTAAATCTGAGGCAAAGTTCAGTGCCCTTTGTTTTTTGAGGACCTTCTTGCCATGAATTAAAATTCCCCTTACACTcaatttcctttgtttctgtaAATATGTACCCTTGTTGTGGCAGAATTCTAAAGAATTAGGAAGTCTAATTATAAATGCATTGCTTATTGGGCAGTTTaagttttctatctctttatcaATATGCTTAGAATGTAAGTGGTGTGTGTTAGAAAGAGAATGGtgttggggaggaaggaaaggagcgagttgggggatgggagagaaaagagaagagaagagaaagacattTTGTCTGTTGGTCTTCCTGCTTGTTTTCTTCTGGATTCAGACCTGGGGCCACTTAATCACTTGAAGAGTCAGTCATGCTTCAGTGATTAATTCTTTCAGAACTGAGGTTTCTTTTTAAGGAACCCAAAGCCATTGGCTTAGTATCAGCTTAGTTGTCAGTTTATCTCTCCTAGTGGTCCAGCTATGACCCTTGGTTCTTATTCCCACCCCCCCGAGCCTTGGGTGAATCTAActtttctgagccttggtttccttacctataaaatgtgATTAAGGATATCTAACCCATAGCAttgatgtgaggattaaatgaggtggTGGCTATAAAATGCTTAGCATAGAACACTTCTTCAGTGTGGGATCATTATCTTGTCATCAGCCCCTCACCTTCAAAAGTTTCCCTGTTTTAGATTGCTAGTTACAGGCAGTGTAGACAACCAAGAGCAGCTTGTATTATACACCCTACATTTACTACTGCATCCTGAAAGGAATGGGAATCTAATAGGGCCAAATCCTCAAACAAAAGGGATGCGTTTCTGTTAGAATTTCAGGCATTAAGTAGCCAAATGGAAGGATCTGATGGAGTGTTTGTTAGCATCTTCATGGCTTCCAAAATTATTCCACATAAGGAATTTACCCATTTTGTGTTTGGTCATGACTGTTGGGCTTTGAGAAACTTGAATTTTTGATTATCAGGATGACTtcttaacccattcattcttcctttcccttacTTCTGGCCTTTATTAATCCTCTTTCCTGTTAGTTTTGCCCTATCTTCTGCATATGCCAAATAATTTGAAGTATGGCACTTTTGTTAAAACTGCCTTTTATTTGCAGGTTACCtactaaaaatcttttaattataatttatgagTAAACTAAATTAAAGTTATGTTTTTGCATTTAAGGGTTCCAATGCATTGCATTATATACTTTGATAAGTATGTGTTGCTGAAAATGAACTAAAGCACTCACATTTCTGAAATGTGacctttccttctttaaaaaaatcatatttactatgtaaaaataaattgagatgttttagaatatttcttttttttttatgaaatacaACAGTTTGGGGAATAGTTAGGTAAGCTTGGGGCAATTAACAGATACCACTGTGAGAATTCAGTTTTATTTGTGGAAAAAGTGTTTTGTAAACTAgaaagtattatttatatatgaggAATCATAATCATTATTGCCAAAAAAAGTTGATAAACCACACTTTCAATCATTTATAAATGATGACAGGAATTTTAAAGGAACAGTAATGTGTTCCACAAGTTTTGTGGTCTTTGGATTCAAGGTTTTACAAGATTATCTTTAAGGTAGGTAATCAACTTTGAGattctctgaaaacacaagcaataattcaaaaataacaaaaatattaacacaACCATGGCTGTCCCTGCTCTCACCATATGCATATGAcagtttttttctaaatattaacaAATGAGAGTTGGATTCAGATTTGTTAGACATTACTGCTGTAATGACATCGGATATTGGTTGGGTATCCCTTTATCTCCCTACTGTTTACAAGGAGCCTACTTTCCAGTGATGTACTTTGTAACAGTATCTTTTATCATTCAAGTTAATAAGCTTTATAGAAAACCTAAATGGGTTGTTatttctctcaagaaaaaaagcaCTTGAAAGAGTCAAAGGGCAGCTGAGTTAGACATTTATAAGTCATATTCATGGAAAAATAATATGTATGCCTTTCCCTTCTGAATTTCCGTTACAAAAAAGGATTCTGGTGCTGCAGATCACAGAAGCATTTATGGCTCACAGAATTATTGTCACCCAAACTCCTCTTTCCTGTGTTTGTTGGTGTGGTGATGCGCGTTGGTGCGAAAGGGACTGGCATTTTCAAGAGGTATAATACCAATACAGTGGCTTGTAGAGGCTCTTTTATTAAAAGTCTCTGTGTTCCTTTCCAGAGACTCCCTAATTAGCCCAGACTCTGGCCCAGAGGACTGCATGGCTGTATTTAACCACCTGGGAAGTGGCTCTGGAAAGATGCTGGCTCAGCATAAGTAACTGGGTTGGATCCTGGCCACCTTCTGGGTgagagctttatttttaacttgccTCCTTCTTTCAGATGATTGCTGAGGTCTGATCATAGTGAGGAGAGCTCCCTTtcattcttagattttttttttttcctatttggtaGAGTTCACAActcttttcttaatgtattttgcCACTAGGTAAAGGAATAAAATGCTAGACTTTCCTGGAAAAGGTTATGTGCATAATACTAAAGATTTGCTATGTATTTTCTTGTCTGTAGATTTTGAAGgagtctctcttcttctttttttgggtcTTCTGTCACTCAgtgatataataaaataaagtgaaataaaataagcagTTCATTTGCAATCTTCAGTGTGGTAAGGTTATAAATATGTAGAAAATGACACAGCCTTGCCTACTTAGAGCACGTAACTATAATATAAGGCAGACTGAAAGATCAGAGAGGAATATTCATAGTGTCCTTTAAGAGCTCAGGAAACTTTAAGGGGAAAAGGGAATGCTCGCTAGAAAACACGGTATTTATGtggggctttattttttttttttaactttatttatttatttgacagagagagagatcacaagtaggcagagaaacaggatggggggagggcaggaagcaggctccctgctgagcagagagcctgatgtggggctccatcccaggaccctgagatcaggacctgagccgaagacagaggcttaacccacggagccacccaagtgcccctatgtAGGGCTTTAAAGATGAGAAGGTTTTACAGGCAAAGAGGAGTCTGGGGGATATTTCCCAGTCAGTGAACTGAGGGGAGAAAGACAGGAGTCTTAAGAATGCTTGATGGATTGCTGGAATAGAAATAGATGATTATTGATGAGTGTTGGGTACTAGGAGACTAAACTAAAGAGACATCTTGGAGTAGGATCTAGGAGGGTCTTGAATCTGCTAGGCTCAGGAATCGTACAGTTCCAGATCTATTCCCATAGAGTTTGGAACcagttgaatttttcttttttattttattttattttttggtttaaaaaagaattatataccttTTCCTTGAATTATTTTGGAGTCATGCTCTTAGTGTTGGAGCAATACATTTTAGTGAAGCAGAAATCATTTGAAAGACAAGCTCATGATCCCGTTTGTCTTATTTATCATCTTTGGAAGGagtaacatatatttatttacttacttttttgagagagagagaaagagagagagagagcgagagcaggtagacaagggggagagaatcttaagcatgctccaCACACAGTGTGGAGccaggcatggagcctgatgaaggCCCAACTCTGGGCCCCACATGACCGGACGTGgggcccgatgtgaggctcaacaCAGGGttctatcccacaaccctgagatcgtgacctcagctgaaatcaagagttgaatgcttaaccgactgagcctcccaggcacccttggaagaagtgaattttaaaaacctgatcAAATGAGGTAATACACAAGGAGAGAGTTTAAAAAGGGTGATATCTATTACAAATGGGAGATTCTCCTATCCGGAAGAAAATCCATGACATTTACATGATCATATctgcatttatttaaaacttcGCTTTGAGGCACTcagctagctcagttggtagagcatgagagaGACGCTTAAAACTtcgctttgcttttctttcctttcattccaTGCCTTccaccttcatttaaaaaataaagacaatggaCTAACTTTATGGAAAGTTTGGAAACAGGGAAAACATATCCATGAGTCCCCTCCTCTCATAGAGCTACTGCTGTCACTCTGGCTAGGGGTTAGGGGAAATTTGGACTTTTGTGGTTTTTGCCAGCCTgacattcattgttttttcttccttatgtcgcattctgattttttttttggacaaactACTCTTGAGTCATATAGTTAGTTTTTAACTGACCTATTGCTAAATCTAGAAGGATCCTGGCATAGCCAAATGAACAGTTGCATTATCCTACCTATAATGATTGTTTTAGAGATGGGCATGTGTTTAAGCTAGGCCATTCAGAACCACAGACTCAACTCTGACTTTTGCTGGAGTTTTTAGAAATGAAGCACGCTTTTCTACTGGAGTTGCTGAGAAAATAGAACATAATCCCAAAGCTTTGGTAGCCATCTTGCTATCACTGAGGTAAGAATGAAGCAAACTGGTAGAAAAGCAGAAccaagagccagagagagagggagattatcAATACcttgatatatatagatatatatatttattttttttaaaaattaaaaaaatgtttttttcactttggctactttttttttctttttctccaaagattttatttatttatttgagagagagagacagtgagagagagcatgaacgaggagaaggtcagagagagaagcagactccccatggagctgggagcctgatgcgggactcgatcctgggactccaggatcatgacctgagccaaaggcagtc from Neovison vison isolate M4711 chromosome 6, ASM_NN_V1, whole genome shotgun sequence encodes:
- the LOC122910626 gene encoding hsc70-interacting protein-like gives rise to the protein MDPSKVSELRAFVKMCKQDPSVLHTEEMRFLREWVESMGGKIPPATHKTKSEDSIKEEKPDSKKAEENIKTDEPSSEESDLEIDNEGVIEPDTDAPQEMGDENAEITEEMMDQANDKKVAAIDALNDGELQKAIDLFTDAIKLNPRLAILYAKRASVFIKLQKPNAAIRDCDRAIEINPDSAQPYKWRGKAHRLLGHWEEAAHDLALACKLDYDEDASAMLKEVQPRAQKIAEHRRKYERKREEREIKERIERVKKAREEHERAQREEEARRQSGAQYGSFPGGFPGGMPGNFPGGMPGMAGGMPGMAGMPGVNEILSDPEVLAAMQDPEVMVAFQDVAQNPANMSKYQSNPKVMNLISKLSAKFGGQA